The DNA sequence TGACGGTCGGTTATTGGTGGTGGCATGTCAGCGGAATCGTCCACTAATAAGTCGAACCCGGCCATTTGGTCTAGACGAACCACTAGGCGTCAACTTCGAAGATGCCTTCGATTTCAACGGCGATCTTGCCAGGCAAGCTGTTCGTTCCGATCGCACTGCGCGCCCCGATCCCATGGTCTTCGCCAAAGACGCTTCCGAATAGTTCACTACATCCGTTGATGACTGATGGCGAATCGGGGAATCCGTCGACACATTGAACCAAGCCCAAAAGCTTGACGACCCGTTTGACTTTATCCAGCGAACCGAAGTGCGATCGCAGGGTCGCCAGCATCGCCAAGCCCGTCTGACGCGCCGCGTCGTAGCCCGCTTCGACATCCAGGTCCAATCCTAGTCGACCGGTGATCAAAGTCTTGTTCGGTAGAAGCGGGCCATGACCGGACAAGTACGCCATCCCGTTAACAACCACGACTGGTTTATAGACGCCGGCAGGTTTGGGAGCGGGGGGAAGTTCCAAGCCGAGGGATTCGAAACGAGCTTCGTTGGACATGTGTCAGACTTGTCTTTCAAGTTCGGGAAAGGTTCAGACAGAGAGACCGGCGATACGCTGTCGCTGCCGGCACAACGCCCATCAGTCTGGCCTGTTTCTATGACCGATACAAGATGATGCACCGTCCGGTCAGATTGGTATATTAACGCCCAAACCAGTCTGGCAGTTTTAAACCATCTTCGACTTGCTTCCCCGCATTATGAATTCACTTAAAGGTAGGCATGCATTGATCAGTGGAGGCACTCGCGGTATCGGCAGCGAAATTGCGGTCGCCGTCGCAAACGCCGGGGCCGATGTGCTGCTGATCGGGTTGGCCGATGATGCCCATGCGCAAGCGACGCTCGAGCGATGCAGGGCTGCCAACGTCCGAGCGGAACTGCTTTGCTGTGATCTGTCGCGATCTCCGGAAACGTATATCAATGAACTGGCCGGCGAAGTCGTTAAACGAATGCCAGAAGTCGACTTGCTCGTCAACAACGCGGGAACTTATCTCGATGTTTCATACTTCGAGATGGATTTCGATCGCTATATCAGGACCATGCACCTGAACGTCAGTGCCGGATACTTCTTGACTCAAGCGATCACAAAACGCTGGGTGGATTCAGGTATCGCAGGGCGGGTTGTATTCACGGGGTCAATCAATGGCATACTCTCGGAACCGAATCACACCGCCTACGACACAAGCAAAGGCGCGGTCGCGGCAATGGTACGCAGCCTCTGCGTGACCCTGGCCCCCCACGATATTCGTGTCAACGCAATGGCACCCGGCTTGGTGCACACCCCGCTGACCGGTCCGGCGATCGACTCGAATAACTTGCGACGTTGGATGGAACTTCACACGCCCAACGGCAAAGTTCCACCCGCCGACGTGTGCGCCGACACGGTGGTGTTTTTGCTAAGCGATGCGGCACGTCACATCCATGGACAAACGATCTATGTCGATGGGGGAATGAGCGTTTGGCAACAACCCGACGCACCGGGAACGTTCTGACTTATCGGGCGACCGCTTTTCAGGCGGCGCCAAATTTTTTCTTCAGGTGATCGCTATTTAAGTGCTTGATCACATCCAGTGGTTCGCAACTGTTGTCGTCCCCATAGTCGATGTCGACCCGGCCAATCGCTTTTGCGGCTTTTAGGGCCGCCTGGTGAAGTCTCTTGTTGCGTTTGCCGATTCCCATGAGCGCGGTGTTCATCGATTCGCGAACCCACATTTGTTCGTCATGAATCCCGGCACGGATTCGATCGACCAGCGCCAGTAAGAAAGCGTCGTCCATTCCCTTGGGCTTTTTCTTCGTTAGCTCATAGATCAGGCCGTACCCACATTGTCGACGGATCGGATCATCATGGTCAATCCATTCACATGCTAGCTCGAACGCAATCGGAGCCTTGGCAAGTGTCGCATCGCAAGACGCGAACACATGGGTGAGGTAACCTCCGCGCAGATCTTCGACCTGCCGTTCGGCTTGTTCTTTTGTAATCTTTTTTGGTTCATCGATCAGCAATCCGACGACCTTAGCGTCGTAGTAGTCCGACTTCCACAGTTGGATCGCCAACTCATGGTCGCGGCCGATTTGTTTTGCGAGCTTGCGCAACTGAGTCAGGCCGATACCGTAGCTCTTTAGGTTGGAGTCTTTCTGCCCCCGTTTATTCCAATGGGCGATCCCACGCTCGTTGGCATTTTCCTTCAGCAGTTTGAGAACGTCGCTTTTTTTCATGGCGGTGTTTCGGAGCAAGGGGAACGGACTCGAAAGACGCGTCGTTGGGGACCGGAGCAAAAACCGGGGCGAACGCCCGGCGGCTGACAAAACCGGGGCGGCTGTTCAGTCACACCCGGTTGTCCATTTTGGGTTGAGCGCACGGCGTGTGAACCGCGAAGAAAGAATTACACGCAAAATTGAAAAACATTCCAACGTCAGCGTGCCATCGACCGTCAGTTATTGAAACTCCTTGATTCCAGATTTTACCGTGTTTTACGGGATGAGAGTATCAAATTCGGAGGCCGGAAGTTGGATTGGCGCGCTCGATGCGTTATCAGATCGACCGTCCGGGGCACGATCGCAAAGGATACAACGATCGTGGCCTTCCCACCGGACCTTCGCAGGCTTCGCACGGTCGAACGAAAAACAACCGCGCTGCCTGACTGTCTCTCCTTGTTGAAGGATAAAGGAATGAAACGTTTAAGCGTCCAGGCTTTGGAAAGTCGTAAATTATTGGCCGCTGATATCGGTATGGTCGACTCGACGTTGCATATCGAAGGCACGACCGGCGATGACATTGCCGAAGTTTACACGGTCGAAAGTTCTGTTGTCGTAAAACTGCAGTCGTTTGATGCCGAAGGTCAAGTGGCTCATTCGAGCGAGCAAACATTTGATGCGGCTGAGATCGATCAGATCATCTTCGAAGCCTTTGCCGGCGACGACCTGTTGGTCAATGACACGTCAATCGATTCGATCATGCGGGCCGGCGGAGGAAACGATGTCGTGATGGGAGGATCCGGAAACGATATCTTGGTCGCCGGAGCTGGGTCAGATACTTTGCTCGGCGGTGGTGGTGATGACATCCTTCTCGGCGGGACCGGCGAAAACGTTGTAATCGACTCCGAACCGGGAGCGGACGCAGAGGCCGATGGCGACCAACCGGTTGCCGATTCCGGCTCAGACACCGATGCAGAAAACAATACCGATGATTCGGCACCTATCGCCGAAGATGGCACCGCCGTCGATGACACAAGCGATACGCCTCCGACGGCAGGTGAACCGGTGACCGAGGATGAGTCAAGTAGTGAATCGGACGCCGACGAAACGCCCGTCGATATTCTTGACGACACCGTGACCGATGGTCAGGCCTGTGGCGACAACGCCGCGACGACGCCGACCGAGGAGGTGACCGATGACGGAGTGATCGATGATGCGGTTTCCGACACTGTCGCCGACGCTGACGTCGAATTCGAAGCCGACCCGATCGATGAACCGGCCATTGATGAACCGGCCATTGATGAACCTGTCGCCGAGGCCGTTGAGCAGGCTGTCACCGAACCCGGAGATGAAACCGACTCGGAGGCTCTCGGCGATTCGGTCGTTGTCGATGATGCAGCGGTTGTCGAGGAATTGGTCGCTGAAGACGATGCCGTCATGGTCGAAACCACCGACGACGCTGCCGATGAAACACTGACATTAACCGAGGATCAAACGCCCGTTGCCGAAACCGTCGAAGACTTGATCGATCAAAGTGCGATTGATGTTGACGACGCGAACGCAGGCGAAGCTGATACACCGGTCCAAGAAGCCATCGGTGACGAAGCTGTCGTTGACGAAAGCACCGAAACGGTTAACGAAGATCAGGCCGAAACCATAGGTGAAACCATCGACCAGCCGACCGCGGTGGATGACACCAGCGGTGAAAGCGTCGATGAAACCAACGAAGAAATGGTCCCTCCGCCGAGCGATAACCTCGATCAACCCGAAGCTGAAACCGGCGCAACGGTCGGTAATGACACTGAGGACCCGCAAGACGAAACCATGAACTCCGACGATTCAAGCGCGCCCGTCGGCCAAACCGAGGATGAAAGCGACGATGACGTGATCTTCGGCGGAGCGGGGAACGATTGGATCTTTGGCGAAGGTGGTGATGACACCGTCTTCGGAGGTGATTCGCCACTTAGCGAAGACGCGTTGGCGGCGCTACTTGCCGACCGCCTCGCCTAAGACGCTTTGCGTGTCTTCACTGTTTTTTGCTGGCACGGCAGGGAAGCCGATTATGCCGGATCGTACGCGCCGCTACCCAAGCCGGGGCCGCGTGGAATGAAGTGACACATCAAGATCCCAAGGAAGTACAAGAACATCAATGGGATTGCTAACGCGACCATGCTGGTCACATCCGCAGGCGTCAGGATCATCGATAGAAAAAAGATCACCAAAATAGCGATCCGCCAGCTACCCACATATGCGGCCGTTTCGATCAACCCGATCCGTTGAAGGAACAACATCACCAGAGGCAATTGAAATGCCAAGCCGAAACCGAGCGGCAATAACAACACAAAATTGATGTAGTGTGTCAGGCGCGGTTCCATTTCCACATCCATGCTACCGTTGAACGCCAACAAGAAATTCAGCACATAGTGCAGCACGAGAAAGAATGCTAACACGACTCCGCTGACAAAAAGTGTGACGCTGACTGGCAGGTAGATATAAACGTATTTGCGTTCATGTTGATGAAGGCCGGCCGCGATGAATTGCCACAGGAAATAGAACACCGCCGGTGACGAGATCACCGCCCCGACGATCAGACCCGCCTTCACCCAAATCATAAACGACTCTTCCACCTTCAGCGTGGTCAATCCAGTCGTATCTCGAATCAATTGCACCTTCGGGAGCAACTGTTCGGGGCTGGGCAGCGAATGAAGCAGGGCGCTCAAATCGCTTGGATCGACGATTTGACCGTCGGCGACTTGAACTGTTTTCAACGTGTCGTCTTTGACAGATTCTGTTTTGGTTTTGTTTTTGTCACCGTCGGATTGGTTCGTTTGTGGATCGGCCGGCGGTGGGGTGACGATCGGAGACGCTGGGGTTTGGAACTCACGAGGAATCTCGTAGACAACTTGCCACTTCAGCGACTGCTTGATCATCGTCGGCAGTAGCGCCTTGACTTTGGGATCATCGAGGTCTTCGTAACCAAGCATGGCCAGGTTCTTCTTGGCGTTGAAATCCAAGATTGCTTCTTTGAGCGGTTCGGAAACGTAGCGGACCACCTTGTTTGCGACGGTCAAACCGATTCCTAGCCCGATCGCTAACGCAAGGATTGCCCGGATCAGACAATGGCGTAATTCTTCGAGGTGCTCGCCGAAAGTCATCGTCGAGTTATCGAACAGGTCATCCTGATTGCGGCTTCCTCGATTCGTCATGTTGGAATGTTTGGCGGCGGAGTCCACGGCGATTCAACCTCTGGCGGGGAATGACTTTGTCTCTTTAACAGACTCGGTCGGGAAGCGATCGATTGAGAAACGATGCGTTCGAGTGATGGAACGAAAACAATGGTTAACCAAAGTCACCCACGGCAGTTTCCTGACCGAACCTGGCGTTCATCCAGAACATTAACGCTGAACACGGGATCGATGTAGAACGCTGGTCCGGGGCCGGGTGACGGAAATTGAACTGCCAGATAGAATGCCACGGCGGAGGGGGTCGGCGTGACAGCTAGCAGCCTAAGCAAACGTCTGTAATAGAGCAGACGCTCCGAGAGCACGACCGGCGTCCGACGACTGCGTTAGACCCGACCGTGAGGATCGCTTCACCTACATTAAAACCAAACAAGCACTGGTTTGTCACCAGTGAATGTCATTTTTCACGACCATTCTCCGATTTTCAAACATGACGCACGCTGACGCCTATCCCCTGCGATTTCGCCCGTTGATCAAGCAGACGATCTGGGGCGGTTCGAAACTCGGGACCATGCTAGGAAAACCCATCGGAGGCAACGGCAATGACGCCGAAAGCTGGGAGATCGTTGACCACGGGAACGACCAAAGTGTACTCGAAAGCGGACCACTCGCTGGCAAAACACTGGCCGAGCTGATCGCGGACGACCCGGTTTGGCTGTTGGGGAGCAAGCATTCCCAGTCAAAGAACCAATTTCCACTGTTGCTGAAGTATTTGGATTGCAATCGTGTCCTTTCGGTACAAGTCCATCCCGATGACGCTTACGGGGCCACCATGCCGGTGCCCGATCTTGGCAAGACAGAAGCCTGGTATGTTGTCGATGCCGATCCTGGTGCGGTGATCTACGCCGGGTTGAAAGCGGGCGTCGACCGCGGACAGCTCGCCGAGGCCGTCCGCGCCGGCGAAACCGAACGCGTCCTGCACTCGTTTGCTCCCGATCCCGGGGACTGTGTTTTCATTCCGGCCGGCACCGTGCATGCCTTAGGAGCTGGGTTGGTGATCGCAGAAATACAGCAATCGAGTGACACCACATTTCGACTTTTTGATTGGAATCGTGTCGGTGCCGATGGCCAACCTAGGCCGCTTCACATTGAGCAATCCCTTGATGTCACGGACTATGAAAGTGGGCCCGTGCCGGCGAGGAAAAGCCACAAGAGTCAGTCCGGATGGCAAACGTTGGTGCAGTGTGACAAATTCACGCTTGATGCTTTGGAGGCGGGCAGCGATTCCGTCGGCGGGGACGAGCACTTTCACATTTTGACCGTACCTAGGGGCTCGGCCACGCTCCAAGCAGGCAATGACACAATCAAACTCGCGCGTGGCCAATCGGTGTTGTTACCGGCAGCAATCGAGACATGTCGAGTCACGGTCGAGAGCGGGGCAACTGTCCTGCATGCGGGGCCACCGTCGGAGTAGCCACCGAGTGCGACTGAGTGGCGCTCGGATTGTCGTTTATCGGATCGCTCCGCGTGCACCGCCCAATGCGACTGATTGGGCGCGGTGTATTAGCCTAGCCAACAACCGGTGTATCCGGTGACTGCGCCGAAACCGTGGCTAACACCATTCGGCTGATCTGCGTTGCAGACGTGAATGTAACACTCGCCCGCGCCGGGACTGAATTCCCGACGTGGGATGCAATGTGTCGATCAGTCGAGCTCGTCGGTGAGGACAAACTCGTGATGGGGCACCTCGCTCTTAACACCGTTGGGTGTCATCACCGCTTGATAAACTCGGTAGTCGATCGATTCGGTGATTGAACGAACCGAACCATCGGCCATGCAAGTGTTGACCAAGCCCGGGTGCATTGATGATGGACGAGCCAATTGTCGGCAATTGGTATAATCCATTTCCATCACGTCAACTCGATCGGCTGCGGCGCTCGATGCTCCGCCATTGATTTTGTGGACCGGAGCGACGGCGGGATAGGTCCCGATGCCGGCGTCGTCTTCGAGATGCCAGATCATACCGGTGGTGAATTTGCCGCGTAGCATGGCCTGCAGCATCGTCGGTGCGCCGCTGCTGCTTGCATTGGTCCAGTTCAGGTTGCCCGAGGCATCAAAGTCTTGCAAGTCGGCCGGCGTTAAGTAGCCAGGCGCGAACCACGCTTCGGCTTGAACGTTCTCACCAAACATGGCCGTGTTCGTTTTGCCGTCACGGATATCTTCGAGCGTCATCTCTCCGCCGACGGTAAATCCTCCGGCAGGTGTCCCGACGTAGCCAAGATTAAACAGGCCATTGCTTTTGTCTTCCGAGCGTGCGAACACGGCTGCGGCACCGGACGTCGTGTAGTTGTCGATCGCGTTGGCAATGAAGGACCCTGGCGTCGAGCTTCCTTTGCCGTTGACGAAACCTGAATCAGTCGAGCCGGTGTTCATGACGTAGGTATTGAATCCGCGCGGACCGTTCTCAACGGTGCTGCTTGGGCATCGCAGAACCGAAAGCGTTGGCCCCGACAGATCGCTGTAGCTGGACCCGGTTGCATCAATAATGGGGTACTTCGCTTGTTGCCAACGGTCGGCAAGAGGCTGATTGTCGAGGTAGGCAAGCAATGGAACCGCGTAGCCACCGATCTTGACGTGCGGTGGCACGGGACTTGGGGAACCGGAATCATCGGCCGGATCGGGAAGACCTGCTCCGGCAAAATCAAACACGCCGTAGGACGTGATGTAGCTCGGCAGGCGTTTCTTTGAGGTGTGAAAATTGATCGTGGCTAAGCCGAGTTGTCGCATGTTGTTTTGACAACTGGCATTTCGCATCGCTTCGCGCGCCGCCTGGACTGCCGGAAGCAGCAACCCGACCAAAATTCCGATGATCGCGATCACGACCAACAATTCGACCAACGTAAAACCAAGTCTTTGACGTTTCATTTGCTCGCACTCCGGACAAAAAGAAGAGAAGAGACCGCAACCCGATCATCAGGTCGATGCATGCGCGAACTCGTCGTCACACTGGCACTTTTTTGTTACGTCGGCATCCATTTTCCTTCACGGCCGCCATTATCGCCGTAAAAACGCTTTCTTGCAAATAAGAAATACGACACCTCTGATCCCGCCCGAATGTGGGGGCTCTTGGCAATTTAACCAGAAATGCGAAGCTGTAGGAATCACGGAAAAGTCATCCGACTTTCACGCCAAGGGTGTTGCGGCGAAGATTTTCGCCGTCGAGCGACTATTCTGTCCTGTTCATCAATCCTGTTCATCAATCCTGTTCAGTCCGGGGATTTGACCTCGTACCATCCCGCAGCTTCGCAACTCATCACTGGGACCCGCGATCGGAGTGTCACTGCTATACCTAGATTATAATCGGACAACGCCTTTGGCCCCGTCGGTGCTAGAGGCGATGCAGCCGTATTGGTCGACGCATTATTTGCTTCCCGGCCAGCAGCACGCCCACGCCCACGCGGTCAGTGAGGCTTTGGAAAACGCACGCGAGTCGATCGCCGCGATGGCAGGTTGTGAGTCGTTTGAAATTGTTTTTACCAGCGGCGGCACCGAAGCGAATAATTTGGCGATTCTGGGGGCGGTCGGTGTGGCCGAACCCGGGCACTTACTCGTCAGTGAGATCGAGCACGAATCTGTACTTGGCCCGATTAAAGGGCTCGCCCAACGCGACCCGCGTTGGCAGGTTGAGGTGATCCCGTGTCGCCCCTGTGGAACGATCGACCCCAGTGTGGTCGAGTCGATGCTGCGTTCAGACACTCGATTGGTTTGTGTCCAAGGTGCCAATGCGGTCCTGGGGACGATTCAGCCGGTGCGTGAAGTTGCTGATCGTTGTCATAATCACGGCGTGCGACTTCATTGCGACGCGACCCAGATGTTTGGCAAAGTTCCGGTCGATATTAAATCGCTGCGCGCCGACACGGCCGCGATCAGCGGGCACAAGTTCTATGGTCCCAAAGGTTCTGGCGCGGTCTATATCCGCCGCGGACTTAAATTGGATCCGATTACCTTCGGGGAACCTCGGGAGATGGGCCTGCGTCCCGGGGCGGAAAATGTCCCGGCTTGCATTGGGCTTGGGGCTGCGGCCAGTTTGGCCGAGCGGTTCTGTTCAAGTCCAAGCGATCAGCTTGCCGGTCTTCGTGATCAACTAATACAACGCCTGTACGAATTGATGGGCGATCCGCCGATTGTGCTCTGTGAAACGACCGAACGCCTGCCCAATACGGTCGCATTGGAATTGCCCGGCGACGCCCGGCGATTGGCCGAATCCTCGCGAGAGTTGGCCATCGCGTCAGCACAAACCAGTTCACCGCCGGATGAGTTCACCCGAAGCCTTCGGGCGATCGGGCGAAGTGAATCAGAAATCGGACGTACGATTCGAGTTTCCGTTGGCTGGACGACCAGTCGCGAACAAGTCGATCGCGCGGCCGAATTGATTGCCACCGCCTACGACTGTTGAATTGTTCGGCTGTCAATCAATACAAGCAGGTGCTTGGGGCATAACGGCCGTGGCTAACGCGAGTCGGCTAGGCCTAACTTTAGAAGTTGGCGAAACACTCGGTTTGAATTGGGGACGAAGCATCATGTGAGCGTTTCGTTGGGGCGGCAGTCGTCTCCTTCGGGAATGCCGACCTCCAGTTCCGGGCCGACTTCCAGCTCGGGGGTCAAAACTGGCGAGGCGTCGATATCGCGAGCGTCCATCAACTCCACGATTCGGTCAAGCGATTTGCTTAGTTCGAGACGTTCTTGCTCGTCTAGCGACTCGAGTCGCGCCAGAAACTGTTCGTGCAGCGGTTGCGGCAGGTTGTCGAGTCGGTTCCATCCCTGGTCGGTCAGTTCAACGCAGACTTTGCGGCGATCCCTTGCCGCACGCTCACGCTTGATGTAGCCGGCTTTCTCGAGTCGATCCAGAATTCGCGAGACCGTGGGGGCAGACAGTTGGACCGTTTCGGCGATGCTGGCGACGGTGGTTTCTTTCTCTCGTGGGGCTTCTGCGATTGAACGCAGGCACAGCATCTGCGGAACGCTGACTCCTGCTTGTCGGCCGACGTACCGCGAGTGTTCGGAGGTTCTCCGGATGATCCGGCGAATCGCTCGCAAAATGTGAAACCCGATTGGTTCGTCTTTATTCACAGAACCCGCCGTCACTCGTCCTACTTTGATTCATTCGATTGGACAACCGCGTCGCCATCGACGGTCACGGTCATCGTTTGCCCAAGAGTCGTTCCCGGGGTAATAAAAAATATCTCGACCCAACGAGTCGAAATCGTGTTCGGCTGTGCCATTCGCTCACGCTCGATTCTTCTTGCAGGGCGGATCACTTGTTTTCCGGATTCGCCCCGCGATTCACAGTGTGGATGCTAGATGATTGGGCAAAATTCGCAACTTCAAAATCTGCAGCCCGGGGGGTGTGTGCCCCGTTTTCCGATCACGCTAACCAGTTTCCGAATCCGAGGCTTGGGGCAATCGATGCACTTTCCCGATCGGAAATGGTGCTTTACTGCGGTTCGTCATTACGTCTAACCGGACCAAGTTTGCCTCGGTTGAGCCGTCATAACCGTGGTGAACTTCCTTCGACCGATGTGTTGCACCCAGGCGACGAGTCGGAACTAAGCGTTAGTTTAGCGTCGATGACGCAATAGTGAAGATTGTTTCAGTAGCAATGTTTGCTATTGCAATTATTTCAGCAGCACGTAACCTTGGGGAGAGCATCACTTCTCGATTAGTCCTGGCGCCCGCAAAGGAGTTGGCGGCGGCACAGGGACGTTGGTGTTCGGTCGACTGAACTTGCCTGTGGGCGAGTTTGTCTTGCGCCGGGCTCGCCTCGCGAGTCGGTCCCTCTGTGGCATAGGTTTCTGTGTTGACGGTGCGGCGGCGTCGGTGGAGTCGATCTCGCGCGATCTGCAACTGTCGGAGTCGCGATCTCTTGAGCGCAGTCGGTTTGCGCTCTTTCTACGAAGTACACGCACTGAGGTTATCTCATGACGGAATTCACCGAGATGAAGACGTATGACATTCAACAAATCGGTGACGCGGGCAGTGTTTTGGCAACCATTCCCATTGACGCGATCAGTGGAGAAGCGGCTGCAAAGCAATTGAAGTCGGTGGAACGCGGGACTGAAAAGATCGTCGTCTGTCTGGACGGCGCCCCGATGAATGAAATGGGAGTCGATTATTGGCAAAAGCGGGTTCGGCGTCGTTAGTGATCAGCGGCCAATGCTTGAAGGCAGCTCCTTGAAGGCAGCGGCGGTACACCCGAGAGACGTGCAATTCCACAGGTGAATGAACGGTCCGTTGCGGCGATGTTTTCTGCGAAGAGAGCTTGTGCCCTGCCCGAGAGATTCAATTTGAGGTCATGCTGACATACAAAAAACGCCGGCGACAGTTTTTCGTCGCTTGGAAGCCCATGGCAAAGTTCTTCGCCGTTATCGTCGCGATCGGACTAGCGGCAGATTTGAAAGCGAACGCAGATTCCAAATCGACAGAGCCTGGTGGGGCGGCTTCCCCGTTCGACTTTGTCGACCTGCCTTCGTCGCCGGCCCGCGAAGGATACGTCACGCTGTCCTGGGAACCATACGAGGCCGCGTCTCGTTATGAGGTGGTCGACGGTGGCGGAAAGGTCATCCACTCGGGTGTATTTCCCCAAGCGTTTATTTCTGGGTTGTCCGATGGCGAATATCGGTATCGCGTTCGTGCGGTCAATGCGTCAGGCGAAATCCTTGTGCAGTCCGCGTCGACTGCGACGATCGAGGTTTCGCATTGGCCTGCGATTTATGTCTGGCCGCTACTAGGAGTCGGGTTCTTCGTCGTCGCCGCAGTTGTCTTTGTGATTGTCGCCGGTGAGCGTTGGGCGAGCACGGAGGAGGTGTCACGATGACGATTGCGCAAGTTTCGGGTGACACCATCTTGACCGCCCAGGCTGGCTACATTTTGCTCGCGATCTTCAGCGTCTTGTGGGTGAGCCTTGGGTTGTGGTGGGGCCGCAAGGCGAAGTCTTATGACGGGTTTTCGGTAGCGGGGCGAAATGTTGGACTTGCGTTGGCCACCGCCACCGCCGTCGCCACATGGATTACTTCGAATACGACGATGTTGGCGCCGCAATTCGCGCTGCAACTCGGAATTTGGGGGGCGCTCGCTTACTGCACGGCCAGTTTCGGGCTGTTCGCGTTTGCGCCGATGAGTGGGCGCATTCGTAAGCTGATGCCCAATGGGTTCACGGCGGTCGAGTTTGTGCGTCAACGTTACGGCCGGCTCGGGTCGATTCCGTTTTTGATCATCTCATTGTTTTATGCCATCACTTGGTTGGTTTCGATGACGATGGCCGGGGGAAAGCTGCTCTATGTGCTCTCGGGAATCCCCTATGAAGTTGGAATGACGGTGGTATTGGGCGTCTGTGTTCTCTACACGCTCTTCGGTGGAATGTATGCGGTCATCGGAACCGACTTCATCCAAAGCTTGATCATCTTGATTGGCTTAGTGGTCGTTGCGATCGCGGTGTTGACGCAGGTGGACATCACCGAAGTTCATCACACATTGCAAGTCGAGCGGCCGATGTTGTTGGACGTGCTTTTCCCAGCCGCACTGATGGCGTTGTTCAACAATATGTTGTTCGCCTTCGGTGAAATTTTCCACAGTAACGTCTGGTGGAGCCGGGCCTTTGCGATGCGTGATGGGATCGGACCAAAGGCATACGCGCTCGGCGGTTTGATCTGGTTGCCGGTGCCGATCGTCGCCGGATTTCTTGGTTTAGCCGCTCCCGCACTTGGAATTGGCATCAGCCAGCCCGACACGGTCGGCCCGCTTGTGGCGGCAACGTTACTCGGGACAGGTGGTGCGTTGATGGTGTTCATCGTGGTTTTTTGTTCGCTGGCATCGAGCATCGACAGCCTGTTGGCCGCGACCGGGGACCTGATCGTCAACGACATCGCCGAA is a window from the Roseiconus lacunae genome containing:
- a CDS encoding DNA alkylation repair protein, with product MKKSDVLKLLKENANERGIAHWNKRGQKDSNLKSYGIGLTQLRKLAKQIGRDHELAIQLWKSDYYDAKVVGLLIDEPKKITKEQAERQVEDLRGGYLTHVFASCDATLAKAPIAFELACEWIDHDDPIRRQCGYGLIYELTKKKPKGMDDAFLLALVDRIRAGIHDEQMWVRESMNTALMGIGKRNKRLHQAALKAAKAIGRVDIDYGDDNSCEPLDVIKHLNSDHLKKKFGAA
- a CDS encoding SDR family NAD(P)-dependent oxidoreductase; its protein translation is MNSLKGRHALISGGTRGIGSEIAVAVANAGADVLLIGLADDAHAQATLERCRAANVRAELLCCDLSRSPETYINELAGEVVKRMPEVDLLVNNAGTYLDVSYFEMDFDRYIRTMHLNVSAGYFLTQAITKRWVDSGIAGRVVFTGSINGILSEPNHTAYDTSKGAVAAMVRSLCVTLAPHDIRVNAMAPGLVHTPLTGPAIDSNNLRRWMELHTPNGKVPPADVCADTVVFLLSDAARHIHGQTIYVDGGMSVWQQPDAPGTF
- the tatC gene encoding twin-arginine translocase subunit TatC yields the protein MTNRGSRNQDDLFDNSTMTFGEHLEELRHCLIRAILALAIGLGIGLTVANKVVRYVSEPLKEAILDFNAKKNLAMLGYEDLDDPKVKALLPTMIKQSLKWQVVYEIPREFQTPASPIVTPPPADPQTNQSDGDKNKTKTESVKDDTLKTVQVADGQIVDPSDLSALLHSLPSPEQLLPKVQLIRDTTGLTTLKVEESFMIWVKAGLIVGAVISSPAVFYFLWQFIAAGLHQHERKYVYIYLPVSVTLFVSGVVLAFFLVLHYVLNFLLAFNGSMDVEMEPRLTHYINFVLLLPLGFGLAFQLPLVMLFLQRIGLIETAAYVGSWRIAILVIFFLSMILTPADVTSMVALAIPLMFLYFLGILMCHFIPRGPGLGSGAYDPA
- a CDS encoding cysteine desulfurase family protein; the protein is MSLLYLDYNRTTPLAPSVLEAMQPYWSTHYLLPGQQHAHAHAVSEALENARESIAAMAGCESFEIVFTSGGTEANNLAILGAVGVAEPGHLLVSEIEHESVLGPIKGLAQRDPRWQVEVIPCRPCGTIDPSVVESMLRSDTRLVCVQGANAVLGTIQPVREVADRCHNHGVRLHCDATQMFGKVPVDIKSLRADTAAISGHKFYGPKGSGAVYIRRGLKLDPITFGEPREMGLRPGAENVPACIGLGAAASLAERFCSSPSDQLAGLRDQLIQRLYELMGDPPIVLCETTERLPNTVALELPGDARRLAESSRELAIASAQTSSPPDEFTRSLRAIGRSESEIGRTIRVSVGWTTSREQVDRAAELIATAYDC
- a CDS encoding type I phosphomannose isomerase catalytic subunit — protein: MTHADAYPLRFRPLIKQTIWGGSKLGTMLGKPIGGNGNDAESWEIVDHGNDQSVLESGPLAGKTLAELIADDPVWLLGSKHSQSKNQFPLLLKYLDCNRVLSVQVHPDDAYGATMPVPDLGKTEAWYVVDADPGAVIYAGLKAGVDRGQLAEAVRAGETERVLHSFAPDPGDCVFIPAGTVHALGAGLVIAEIQQSSDTTFRLFDWNRVGADGQPRPLHIEQSLDVTDYESGPVPARKSHKSQSGWQTLVQCDKFTLDALEAGSDSVGGDEHFHILTVPRGSATLQAGNDTIKLARGQSVLLPAAIETCRVTVESGATVLHAGPPSE
- a CDS encoding DUF1559 domain-containing protein codes for the protein MKRQRLGFTLVELLVVIAIIGILVGLLLPAVQAAREAMRNASCQNNMRQLGLATINFHTSKKRLPSYITSYGVFDFAGAGLPDPADDSGSPSPVPPHVKIGGYAVPLLAYLDNQPLADRWQQAKYPIIDATGSSYSDLSGPTLSVLRCPSSTVENGPRGFNTYVMNTGSTDSGFVNGKGSSTPGSFIANAIDNYTTSGAAAVFARSEDKSNGLFNLGYVGTPAGGFTVGGEMTLEDIRDGKTNTAMFGENVQAEAWFAPGYLTPADLQDFDASGNLNWTNASSSGAPTMLQAMLRGKFTTGMIWHLEDDAGIGTYPAVAPVHKINGGASSAAADRVDVMEMDYTNCRQLARPSSMHPGLVNTCMADGSVRSITESIDYRVYQAVMTPNGVKSEVPHHEFVLTDELD
- a CDS encoding RidA family protein — encoded protein: MSNEARFESLGLELPPAPKPAGVYKPVVVVNGMAYLSGHGPLLPNKTLITGRLGLDLDVEAGYDAARQTGLAMLATLRSHFGSLDKVKRVVKLLGLVQCVDGFPDSPSVINGCSELFGSVFGEDHGIGARSAIGTNSLPGKIAVEIEGIFEVDA